In Granulicatella elegans, one genomic interval encodes:
- a CDS encoding restriction endonuclease subunit S produces the protein MFYNLNTRIPLEKYAEEIIPGTSPESKYYNEKENGLPFYQGKKDFGKKYLKNPSIWTSVSIKKSIRNDILMSVRAPVGDVNINPFSEICIGRGLCAIRCSSIGKQKYLFYWLLINKGKINGHDGVTFDSISVNEINELQIPSPSKDLQDEFASYVEEIDKLKFESVKCVIAYFLSCFNSI, from the coding sequence TACTAGAATACCATTAGAAAAATATGCTGAAGAAATCATACCTGGAACTTCACCAGAATCTAAATACTATAATGAAAAAGAAAATGGTTTGCCATTTTATCAAGGCAAAAAAGATTTTGGTAAAAAATATTTAAAGAATCCATCTATATGGACTTCAGTTAGTATTAAAAAATCTATTAGAAATGATATTCTAATGAGTGTTAGAGCTCCAGTTGGAGATGTTAATATTAATCCTTTTAGTGAAATATGTATAGGTAGAGGATTATGTGCTATTAGATGTTCCAGTATCGGAAAGCAAAAATATTTATTTTACTGGCTTCTAATTAATAAAGGGAAAATTAATGGTCATGATGGAGTTACTTTTGATTCTATTTCAGTAAACGAAATAAATGAATTGCAAATCCCATCTCCATCAAAAGACTTACAAGATGAATTCGCATCCTATGTAGAAGAAATCGACAAATTGAAATTTGAAAGTGTTAAATGCGTGATTGCTTATTTTCTTTCCTGTTTTAACTCGATATAA